From Paraburkholderia fungorum, the proteins below share one genomic window:
- a CDS encoding ABC transporter ATP-binding protein yields the protein MLRFENLSKRYSDRVIFQGLHYDAASGCVALNDESGSGKSTLLGILAGELAADSGEVWLGGHSLRTEPLAAKSSLTYVPEDCMPYSTQTGREYLNQVALERKVALAADTLDLADRFGLTPHLDKRFEQMSFGTRKKIFLTASVLGETHVLIADEPAGGLDASARAVLADLFRTLSRTRTVFFTSYDTAFTETCEAASIQFTDLARKA from the coding sequence ATGCTTCGATTCGAGAACCTCAGCAAGCGGTACAGCGACCGCGTTATTTTTCAAGGATTGCACTACGACGCGGCATCGGGCTGCGTCGCGTTGAACGACGAATCCGGCAGCGGCAAATCGACGTTGCTCGGCATTCTCGCGGGCGAGCTCGCAGCCGACTCGGGCGAAGTATGGCTCGGTGGACATTCGCTGCGCACCGAGCCGCTGGCCGCAAAATCTTCGCTGACGTATGTGCCGGAAGACTGCATGCCGTATTCGACGCAGACCGGTCGCGAGTATTTGAATCAGGTGGCGTTGGAGCGAAAAGTAGCGCTCGCTGCCGACACGCTCGATCTCGCGGATCGCTTCGGCCTCACGCCGCATCTCGACAAACGCTTCGAGCAAATGTCGTTCGGTACGCGCAAGAAGATATTTTTAACGGCGTCGGTGCTTGGCGAAACCCATGTGCTGATCGCAGACGAACCCGCAGGTGGACTCGACGCGTCGGCTCGCGCAGTGCTGGCCGATCTGTTCAGAACGTTATCCCGTACACGTACCGTGTTTTTCACGAGCTACGACACGGC
- a CDS encoding shikimate dehydrogenase family protein, with the protein MTQTDAVSFSASLDEGLSGATRVYFIVGDPIAQVRSPSGVTAALRTAGRDALVVPAHVAPADLPAFFAGVTPMRNVDGIIITVPHKFSAAEYCATLSTEASFLGAVNTLRRTADGQWHGGMFDGTGFVAALVDAGCELRGKRALLIGAGGAGSAIGHALVQSGVGSLDVRDNDADRTASLTSRLNALGQGEARSVPASVAAHEYDVVVNASPLGMRADDPLPIDVSDFQASTFVGDVVTKPPLTPLIEAARARGCPTVTGTQMFGRVCDRMVTFLLEAGQ; encoded by the coding sequence ATGACGCAAACCGACGCAGTTTCTTTTTCCGCCTCGCTCGACGAGGGTCTGAGCGGCGCGACCCGCGTGTATTTCATCGTCGGCGATCCGATTGCGCAGGTGCGTTCGCCGTCCGGCGTGACGGCCGCTTTGCGCACGGCAGGCCGCGATGCGCTGGTGGTTCCCGCGCACGTCGCCCCCGCCGACCTGCCCGCGTTCTTCGCGGGCGTCACGCCGATGCGCAATGTCGACGGCATCATCATTACCGTGCCGCACAAGTTCAGCGCGGCGGAATATTGCGCGACGCTGTCGACCGAGGCGTCGTTCCTCGGCGCGGTCAACACGCTGCGCCGCACGGCGGACGGCCAGTGGCACGGCGGCATGTTCGACGGCACGGGTTTTGTCGCCGCGCTCGTCGATGCGGGCTGCGAATTGCGCGGTAAACGCGCGTTGTTAATTGGCGCAGGTGGCGCGGGATCGGCGATCGGACACGCGCTGGTTCAAAGCGGCGTAGGTTCGCTCGACGTGCGCGATAACGACGCCGACCGCACTGCTTCGCTGACCAGCCGTCTGAACGCGCTCGGCCAGGGCGAAGCGCGCAGCGTGCCGGCCAGCGTGGCAGCGCACGAGTACGACGTCGTGGTGAACGCGTCGCCGCTCGGCATGCGCGCGGACGATCCGCTTCCTATCGATGTGTCGGATTTCCAGGCAAGCACCTTCGTCGGCGATGTCGTGACGAAACCGCCGCTCACGCCGCTGATCGAAGCGGCTCGCGCGCGCGGCTGTCCGACTGTCACCGGCACGCAGATGTTCGGACGCGTGTGCGACCGGATGGTGACGTTCCTGCTCGAAGCGGGCCAGTAA
- a CDS encoding NAD-dependent epimerase/dehydratase family protein has protein sequence MRVLVTGGSGFLAAWIMRRLLDRGLSVRAFDLRAGSPLLESLAPEWAAAVQWSTGDIALASDVSRAMDGCDAVIHLAGILTPACALDPVRGAQINLIGTLNVFEAARAANLENVLYASSAGVFGPDDGAVPSPQTLYGAFKLACEGAARAYWHDHGIASIGFRPLVVYGAGRETGSSAGPSLACRAAARGEPYAIPFTGSTGLVYAGDVAAAYEAALFAAPRGAHAFTLAGDIVEVNEVIARIGAIVPSARIDANGAPLPIATSFPADPLLAQWLPDLPHTSLEQGLRETVAFYR, from the coding sequence ATGCGCGTACTGGTAACAGGAGGAAGTGGTTTTCTGGCGGCGTGGATCATGCGGCGCCTGCTTGACAGAGGCCTGAGCGTGAGGGCTTTCGACTTGCGCGCGGGCTCGCCACTGCTGGAATCGCTCGCGCCGGAATGGGCTGCGGCGGTGCAATGGTCGACCGGCGATATCGCCCTCGCCAGCGACGTATCACGCGCAATGGACGGTTGCGACGCGGTCATTCATCTTGCGGGAATCCTGACCCCGGCCTGCGCGCTCGACCCGGTGCGCGGTGCGCAAATCAATCTGATCGGCACACTCAATGTGTTCGAGGCAGCGCGCGCCGCCAATCTGGAAAACGTGCTGTACGCGAGCAGCGCGGGGGTGTTCGGCCCCGACGATGGCGCCGTGCCCTCTCCGCAGACCTTATACGGCGCGTTCAAGCTCGCGTGCGAAGGCGCGGCGCGCGCGTACTGGCACGATCACGGCATCGCCAGCATCGGTTTCCGGCCGCTGGTCGTGTATGGCGCGGGCCGCGAAACCGGATCGAGCGCCGGGCCGAGCCTCGCGTGCCGCGCCGCGGCACGCGGCGAGCCGTACGCGATTCCGTTCACCGGCTCGACCGGTCTCGTTTACGCGGGCGACGTCGCCGCCGCTTACGAAGCCGCGCTATTCGCGGCGCCTCGCGGTGCACACGCATTCACGCTCGCGGGCGACATCGTCGAAGTCAATGAGGTGATCGCACGAATCGGTGCGATCGTGCCCAGTGCTCGAATCGACGCAAACGGTGCGCCGTTGCCCATTGCCACTTCGTTTCCTGCCGATCCGTTGCTCGCGCAATGGCTGCCTGATTTACCGCACACATCGCTCGAACAGGGATTGCGCGAAACCGTGGCGTTCTATCGCTAA
- a CDS encoding FAD-dependent oxidoreductase has translation MVETLSGLKQDETFDVVVIGAGGAGMSAALFAAIDGARVLLVESTEYVGGTTAYSAGTTWIPDSMHGPAINPDDSSANAEAFLRRAVGERSSEALRRAFLKAGPQAVAHIEANSDVKYRARPFHPDYLSELEGSTLRGRALEPLAFDGRKLGNAFSLIRPPIPEFTVLGGMMVDRDDVGHLLNMTKSFRSLRHAVKLLARHGSDRIRWPRGTRLVMGNALIGRLLHSLLARDVTVLVSTKLESLRTGRDGQIDGITLSQNGQRRQITVTGGVILASGGFNRHPQRRRAMLPGVDSSWCPGAPGHTGSAHDLALAIGARYGEGALSNAFWAPVSVRKRSDGTTAVFPHFMMDRGKPGMVVVNKEGRRFLNENTSYHLFGIAMQEANRKVPSVPAYLVTDAEGLRKYGLGMVRPGGKGLQPFLSDGYLVRADTLAELAAKLDIDPAGLADSVARIGEYAKTGVDPDFQRGTTDYQRANGDANWHGPNPCLGPIRQAPFYAVRLYPGDIGAATGLVSDDTARVLDRGDRPIGGLYACGNDMQSVMGGVYPGPGITLGPGLAFAYLAGRDAAARAKAAQTSLSSSTRRDEAPQRAKEKITG, from the coding sequence ATGGTGGAGACACTCAGCGGTTTGAAGCAGGATGAAACGTTCGACGTCGTGGTGATCGGCGCGGGCGGGGCAGGGATGTCGGCGGCGCTGTTCGCGGCTATCGACGGCGCGCGCGTGCTGCTGGTCGAGAGCACGGAATACGTGGGCGGTACGACGGCCTACTCGGCGGGCACCACATGGATACCGGATTCGATGCACGGTCCGGCGATCAATCCCGATGACAGCAGCGCGAATGCCGAAGCCTTTCTGCGTCGCGCGGTCGGCGAGCGCAGCAGCGAGGCGCTGCGCCGCGCGTTCCTGAAAGCCGGGCCGCAGGCCGTCGCGCATATCGAGGCGAATTCGGACGTGAAGTACCGCGCGCGGCCATTTCACCCGGACTATCTATCCGAACTCGAAGGATCAACGCTGCGTGGCCGCGCGCTCGAACCGCTCGCGTTCGACGGCCGCAAGCTCGGCAACGCGTTTTCGCTGATCCGCCCGCCGATCCCTGAGTTCACGGTGCTGGGCGGCATGATGGTCGATCGCGACGATGTCGGGCATCTGCTGAACATGACGAAGTCGTTCAGGTCGCTGCGTCACGCGGTGAAACTGCTCGCACGTCATGGCAGCGACCGTATCCGCTGGCCGCGCGGCACGCGTCTCGTGATGGGGAATGCGTTGATCGGCCGTCTGTTGCATTCGCTGCTCGCACGCGATGTCACCGTGCTGGTGAGTACGAAACTGGAGTCGTTGCGGACCGGGCGCGATGGTCAGATCGACGGCATCACGCTGAGCCAGAACGGCCAGCGCCGTCAAATCACGGTGACAGGTGGCGTGATTCTCGCGAGCGGCGGTTTCAACCGTCATCCGCAACGGCGTCGCGCGATGCTGCCGGGCGTCGATTCGAGCTGGTGCCCGGGAGCGCCGGGACACACCGGCAGCGCACACGATCTCGCGCTCGCAATCGGTGCGCGTTATGGCGAAGGCGCGTTGAGCAACGCGTTCTGGGCGCCGGTCTCGGTGCGCAAACGCAGTGACGGCACGACCGCCGTTTTCCCTCACTTCATGATGGATCGCGGCAAACCTGGCATGGTCGTGGTCAACAAGGAAGGCCGGCGCTTTCTGAACGAAAACACCTCGTATCACCTGTTTGGTATCGCGATGCAGGAAGCGAACCGCAAGGTGCCGTCGGTGCCCGCCTATCTCGTCACGGACGCGGAAGGCCTGCGCAAATACGGGCTGGGCATGGTGCGCCCCGGCGGCAAGGGCCTGCAGCCGTTCCTCTCTGATGGCTATCTGGTGCGCGCCGACACGCTTGCCGAACTCGCGGCGAAGCTCGATATCGATCCCGCCGGACTCGCCGACAGCGTTGCGCGCATCGGCGAATACGCGAAGACGGGTGTCGATCCCGATTTTCAGCGCGGCACCACCGACTACCAGCGCGCCAACGGCGACGCGAACTGGCACGGGCCGAATCCCTGCCTGGGCCCGATCCGGCAAGCACCTTTCTACGCAGTGCGGCTTTATCCGGGCGATATCGGCGCGGCCACGGGGCTCGTCAGCGACGACACGGCTCGCGTGCTGGATCGCGGCGATCGACCGATTGGCGGCCTCTACGCGTGCGGCAACGATATGCAATCGGTGATGGGCGGCGTGTATCCGGGCCCCGGCATCACGCTGGGGCCGGGGCTCGCGTTTGCCTATCTCGCGGGACGTGACGCGGCAGCGCGCGCGAAGGCCGCGCAAACATCGCTGTCTTCATCCACGCGCAGAGATGAAGCGCCGCAGCGCGCAAAAGAAAAGATCACCGGATAA
- a CDS encoding FAD-dependent oxidoreductase has translation MKREPILECDVLVLGSGAAGLATAVTAATRGLRVIVAEKADVFGGTSAWSGGWMWIPGNPLATRAGIIEEPEASRTYLRNELGAHFDADKVDALLESGPEMVEYFERHTSMRFIDGNRVPDFHTTPGAATGGRSVCAMPFDGRELGPLIDRLRPPLGVVTIKGMAIGSGQDLAHFFNATRSVRSAWHVLRRLAAFAGHKLRHGRSMYLVNGNALVARLLKSAHDLGVDLRTHAKAVALLREPGDAAGRVTGATVEIEGVVHQVRATRGVVLACGGYPHDLSRRAQTFAYTPSGREHWSAAPSTNTGDGIRLGESIGGHFDASLETPAAWAPVSLVPQGSGQPAVAFPHLIERAKPGVIAVTRAGQRFVNEASSYHDFINALIGTTPAGEQVCAWLIGDHRFQRLYGLGFSKPFPFPTGPYRRSGYLKRASSLADLAVQCGIDPQGLESTVAAYNSYAKDGFDPQFHKGSTPYNRVQGDARHTPNPCLAPLENGPFYAVKLLPGSLGTFAGLATDANARVLDDAGQPMPGLYAVGNDAASMMGGCYPSGGITLGPAMTFGYRAGLFLAEADAEADQSTPPTAATQSTNPTIHSQGHMQ, from the coding sequence ATGAAGCGCGAACCGATTCTCGAATGCGATGTACTGGTGCTGGGTTCTGGCGCGGCCGGTCTCGCCACGGCCGTGACGGCAGCGACGCGCGGTTTGCGCGTGATAGTGGCGGAGAAGGCCGACGTGTTTGGCGGCACGAGCGCATGGTCGGGCGGCTGGATGTGGATTCCCGGCAACCCGCTTGCCACGCGCGCCGGAATTATCGAGGAACCCGAAGCATCGCGCACGTATCTTCGTAACGAACTCGGCGCGCATTTCGATGCAGACAAGGTCGACGCATTGCTCGAATCCGGTCCTGAAATGGTGGAGTATTTCGAGCGGCACACGTCGATGCGTTTTATCGATGGCAATCGTGTTCCCGATTTTCATACGACGCCGGGTGCTGCAACCGGCGGCCGTTCGGTTTGCGCGATGCCGTTCGATGGTCGCGAACTTGGGCCGCTGATCGACCGGCTGCGCCCACCGCTTGGCGTCGTGACGATCAAAGGCATGGCGATCGGCTCAGGTCAGGATCTCGCGCATTTTTTCAACGCGACGCGCTCGGTGCGCTCGGCGTGGCACGTGTTGCGGCGGCTCGCTGCGTTTGCGGGTCACAAGCTGCGTCATGGCCGCTCGATGTATCTGGTGAACGGGAATGCGCTGGTGGCGCGTCTGCTGAAATCGGCGCACGACCTCGGGGTCGATCTGCGCACCCATGCGAAGGCGGTGGCATTGCTGCGCGAGCCGGGCGATGCAGCGGGCCGCGTGACTGGCGCAACGGTCGAGATCGAAGGCGTCGTGCATCAGGTGCGGGCCACGCGAGGCGTCGTGCTCGCGTGCGGTGGCTATCCGCACGATCTTTCGCGCCGCGCGCAGACCTTCGCTTATACGCCGTCGGGGCGCGAGCACTGGTCCGCTGCGCCGTCGACCAATACCGGCGACGGTATTCGTCTCGGCGAATCGATCGGCGGGCATTTCGACGCGTCGCTAGAAACACCCGCCGCGTGGGCGCCGGTTTCGCTCGTGCCTCAAGGCAGCGGGCAACCCGCTGTCGCGTTCCCGCATCTGATCGAGCGCGCGAAGCCTGGTGTGATTGCGGTGACGCGTGCCGGGCAACGCTTTGTCAACGAGGCGTCGTCGTATCACGACTTCATCAACGCGTTGATCGGCACGACGCCCGCCGGTGAACAGGTCTGCGCGTGGCTGATTGGCGATCATCGTTTCCAGCGCCTTTACGGGCTCGGTTTTTCGAAGCCGTTTCCGTTTCCCACTGGCCCGTATCGACGGTCGGGTTATCTGAAACGCGCGAGCAGCCTCGCCGATCTGGCCGTGCAATGCGGGATCGATCCGCAAGGACTCGAAAGCACGGTGGCCGCGTACAACAGCTACGCGAAAGACGGCTTCGATCCGCAATTTCACAAAGGCTCGACGCCGTATAACCGCGTGCAGGGCGACGCCCGGCACACGCCGAACCCCTGCCTCGCGCCGCTTGAAAACGGCCCGTTCTACGCGGTCAAGCTGCTGCCCGGCAGCCTCGGCACGTTCGCGGGTCTTGCCACCGACGCCAACGCTCGCGTTCTCGACGACGCAGGTCAGCCGATGCCCGGTCTCTACGCGGTCGGCAACGACGCCGCCAGCATGATGGGCGGTTGCTATCCGAGCGGCGGCATCACGCTCGGTCCCGCGATGACCTTCGGTTATCGCGCGGGCCTTTTCCTCGCCGAAGCAGACGCCGAAGCGGATCAATCAACGCCGCCCACAGCGGCCACCCAATCGACGAATCCCACTATTCATTCACAAGGACACATGCAATGA
- a CDS encoding NIPSNAP family protein: MTLYDTVTLTVKIGANAQVFESIKASGDQPGSKLLGCWYSDIGALGQVMVLRGFDSEAALIAERKRLLLEGNPFGCGEFVTDVKIDSYALFPFLPPIEPAVHGGIYEMRVYGTKLASLQHTIDAWEKAVPERTQRSPLVGAMYSLDGTVPRFLNIWPYASVDERSRIRAEAVKDGIWPPKGGPAHLTTMESTIYVPAPFSPLR; the protein is encoded by the coding sequence ATGACTCTCTACGACACAGTCACACTCACCGTGAAAATCGGCGCGAATGCGCAGGTCTTTGAAAGCATCAAGGCAAGCGGCGATCAACCCGGCTCGAAGCTGCTCGGCTGCTGGTACTCCGACATCGGCGCGCTGGGCCAGGTGATGGTATTGCGCGGATTCGATTCGGAAGCCGCGCTCATCGCCGAACGCAAACGGCTGCTGCTCGAAGGCAATCCGTTCGGCTGCGGCGAATTCGTCACCGACGTGAAGATCGACAGCTATGCGCTGTTCCCGTTTCTTCCGCCGATCGAACCGGCGGTCCACGGCGGCATCTACGAGATGCGGGTGTACGGCACGAAGCTAGCGAGCCTGCAACACACCATCGACGCATGGGAGAAAGCGGTGCCCGAGCGCACGCAGCGCTCGCCGCTCGTCGGCGCGATGTATTCGCTCGACGGCACCGTGCCGCGTTTTCTGAACATCTGGCCGTATGCGAGCGTCGACGAACGCTCGCGGATTCGCGCCGAAGCGGTGAAAGACGGCATCTGGCCGCCGAAGGGCGGCCCCGCGCATCTGACGACGATGGAGTCGACTATTTACGTGCCCGCGCCTTTCTCGCCGCTGCGTTAA
- a CDS encoding sugar phosphate isomerase/epimerase family protein, whose translation MTQHHSRALSLSALTVLELTPPQMVECAAQAGYDFVGLRLVPATDHEVRHEIVGATPLKRETLARLRDTGIKVLDVEILRLKPDTDVNACKPMLDTAAELGARYVLVAGNDPDEARTAERLAQLCDLAAPLGLSPSLEPMPWTDVKDITQGARIVKAAARANTGLIVDPLHFDRAGSSTQTLHALPREYFGYVQFCDAPAERPTDLDTLLFQARCERMIPGEGGLDLTGILRALPDHLPVSVEVPTQQWAQTAPALERARKLRDATLGVLERTYAMT comes from the coding sequence ATGACCCAGCACCATTCGCGCGCGCTTTCCCTATCCGCGTTGACCGTGCTCGAACTCACGCCGCCGCAGATGGTGGAGTGCGCGGCGCAGGCGGGCTACGACTTCGTCGGACTGCGCCTCGTGCCCGCCACCGATCATGAAGTGCGCCACGAGATCGTCGGCGCGACGCCGTTGAAGCGCGAAACGCTCGCGCGTTTGCGTGACACCGGCATCAAGGTGCTCGACGTCGAGATCTTGCGACTCAAGCCCGATACCGACGTGAACGCGTGCAAGCCGATGCTCGACACCGCCGCCGAATTGGGCGCGCGCTACGTGCTGGTGGCGGGCAACGATCCCGACGAAGCGCGCACCGCCGAGCGGCTCGCGCAATTGTGCGATCTCGCCGCGCCGCTCGGGCTGTCGCCGTCGCTCGAACCGATGCCGTGGACGGACGTGAAGGACATCACGCAAGGCGCGCGCATCGTGAAGGCGGCGGCGCGGGCTAACACGGGGCTGATCGTCGATCCGCTGCATTTCGACCGCGCGGGTTCGTCGACGCAAACCTTGCATGCGTTGCCGCGTGAGTACTTCGGCTACGTGCAGTTTTGCGACGCGCCGGCCGAGCGTCCTACCGATCTCGACACGCTGCTGTTTCAGGCCCGTTGCGAACGGATGATTCCCGGCGAGGGTGGTCTCGATCTCACGGGCATTCTGCGCGCGCTGCCGGATCACTTGCCAGTCAGCGTCGAAGTCCCCACTCAGCAATGGGCGCAAACCGCGCCCGCACTCGAGCGCGCCCGCAAGCTGCGCGACGCGACGCTCGGCGTACTCGAACGGACTTACGCGATGACGTAA
- a CDS encoding MFS transporter, with translation MKPSITTAGPNTPVASLSPVSRAIDVQQLLDEQPVGRFQILMLLMCMFIVTLDGLDTVMVGFIAPALSNAWAIPRDALGPVMSGGLLGLAFGALGAGPLADRFGRKTVMTGAVLFFGIWSLGSAFATNITELTALRFLTGLGLGASMPNAATLMAEYAPQRCRALMVTTVFCGFTLGAASGGFVSAWLIASHGWHSVLVLGGVLPILYVPFMIRWLPESARFLALKESRRARLVTVMNRLEPGMADHTTRFVAHETPQRERSPVRLILSREYAFGTLMLWVCYFAGLLTVYLLGSWLPTLIRGAGFTLGEAAVVGALFQAGGTIGSLAIGWLMDRFNPHRALGATVFIGGVLAWGMGLPGHGFAAICVLAFGMGYCMNGSNTGFCALAAGSYPTRMRATGTSWMLGIGRFGGIAGAMLGAGMLHANWGFGDVFTSLAIPAAVGAAAVLLKGARHRGPVLRVSAGVGH, from the coding sequence ATGAAACCTTCGATCACGACGGCGGGGCCGAACACGCCTGTTGCATCCCTATCACCCGTTTCACGCGCCATCGATGTGCAGCAGTTGCTCGACGAACAACCCGTCGGCCGCTTTCAGATTCTCATGTTGCTGATGTGCATGTTCATTGTCACGCTCGATGGACTCGACACCGTGATGGTCGGTTTCATCGCGCCCGCGTTGTCGAACGCATGGGCGATTCCGCGCGACGCGTTGGGGCCGGTGATGAGCGGCGGCCTGCTCGGCCTCGCGTTCGGCGCGCTGGGCGCAGGGCCGCTCGCGGACCGCTTCGGCCGCAAAACGGTGATGACCGGCGCGGTGCTGTTCTTCGGCATCTGGAGTCTCGGCTCGGCGTTCGCGACCAACATCACCGAGCTGACCGCGCTGCGCTTTCTAACCGGCCTCGGTCTCGGCGCATCAATGCCGAATGCCGCGACGCTGATGGCCGAATACGCGCCGCAACGCTGCCGCGCGCTGATGGTGACGACCGTGTTCTGCGGTTTCACGCTCGGCGCGGCGAGCGGCGGCTTCGTGAGCGCGTGGCTGATCGCATCGCACGGCTGGCACTCGGTGCTGGTTCTCGGCGGCGTACTGCCCATTCTTTACGTGCCGTTCATGATCAGGTGGCTGCCCGAGTCGGCGCGTTTTCTGGCGCTGAAAGAGAGCCGCCGCGCACGCCTCGTCACGGTGATGAACCGCCTCGAACCCGGCATGGCCGATCACACGACGCGCTTCGTCGCGCATGAAACACCGCAGCGCGAGCGCAGCCCGGTCCGTCTGATCCTGTCGCGCGAATACGCGTTCGGCACCTTGATGCTGTGGGTCTGCTACTTCGCCGGCCTGCTGACGGTGTACCTGCTAGGTAGCTGGCTGCCGACGCTGATTCGCGGCGCGGGCTTCACGCTCGGCGAAGCGGCCGTGGTCGGCGCGTTGTTCCAGGCGGGCGGCACGATCGGCTCGCTCGCGATCGGCTGGCTGATGGACCGCTTCAATCCGCATCGGGCGCTGGGCGCGACGGTGTTCATCGGCGGCGTGCTGGCGTGGGGGATGGGCCTGCCCGGTCACGGCTTCGCTGCGATCTGCGTACTCGCGTTCGGCATGGGCTATTGCATGAACGGCTCGAATACCGGCTTCTGTGCGTTGGCCGCGGGTTCGTATCCGACCCGGATGCGCGCCACCGGCACGAGCTGGATGCTCGGTATCGGGCGTTTCGGCGGGATCGCGGGGGCCATGCTCGGCGCGGGCATGCTGCACGCGAACTGGGGTTTCGGCGACGTGTTCACGTCGCTGGCGATCCCGGCGGCAGTGGGCGCGGCGGCAGTGCTGCTGAAGGGCGCCCGGCATCGCGGACCGGTTTTGCGGGTGAGCGCAGGCGTCGGGCACTGA
- a CDS encoding IclR family transcriptional regulator: MAGNLERALSIIELLARQGGSLQLAAIADTLNIPRSGTHRLLAELAEEGYVRQDEHGEYVLALKLVSLALMWLSTGGVLDISQPVLDRLAAASGELARLGVVEDDHITFVGKAQGAKSGLRYDPDMGSQPPLHCTASGQAWLSTMSDEEALELVSRQGGIGKAGPRGPKAPKTIQQFLQDLNGARKRGYGIASETYEAGMTSMAAVIRHPVTGLVVGIVSLAGPTSRLPDARLKDLAPALLEAASDMGAATLSSPYFKRSLRVAPVAAVVQPVEAKRKGRPRAA; this comes from the coding sequence ATGGCGGGGAATCTCGAGCGGGCGCTGTCCATCATCGAACTGCTGGCGCGGCAGGGCGGCAGCCTGCAACTGGCCGCCATCGCCGATACGCTGAACATTCCGCGCAGCGGCACGCACCGGCTGCTGGCGGAGTTGGCCGAAGAAGGCTACGTGCGGCAGGACGAGCACGGCGAATACGTGCTGGCGCTCAAGCTGGTGTCGCTCGCGCTGATGTGGCTGTCCACCGGCGGCGTGCTCGATATTTCGCAGCCGGTGCTCGACCGGCTCGCGGCGGCGTCGGGCGAACTGGCGCGGCTCGGCGTGGTCGAGGACGATCACATCACGTTCGTCGGCAAGGCGCAGGGTGCGAAGTCGGGCTTGCGCTACGACCCGGACATGGGCAGCCAGCCGCCGCTGCATTGCACCGCGAGCGGTCAGGCGTGGCTCTCGACGATGAGCGACGAAGAAGCGCTCGAACTCGTGTCGCGCCAGGGCGGCATCGGCAAGGCGGGGCCGCGCGGTCCCAAGGCGCCGAAGACGATTCAGCAGTTTCTTCAGGACCTGAACGGCGCGCGCAAACGCGGCTATGGGATCGCTAGCGAGACGTACGAAGCGGGCATGACGTCGATGGCGGCGGTGATCCGGCATCCGGTAACCGGGCTGGTGGTCGGCATTGTCAGTCTCGCGGGGCCGACCAGCCGTCTGCCGGATGCGCGGCTCAAGGACCTCGCGCCAGCGTTGCTCGAAGCCGCGTCGGACATGGGCGCGGCCACGTTGAGTTCGCCTTATTTCAAACGCAGCCTGCGGGTCGCGCCGGTGGCGGCGGTGGTGCAGCCGGTCGAGGCGAAACGCAAGGGACGGCCCCGCGCGGCTTGA